From the genome of Pseudomonas putida:
GAAATCGGCGAGCAACCTGACAAGGCGGCGCTGGATGCCTGGTGGAAGCAGATCGACGAATGGCGTGGCAACGGCGAGCTGTTCCCTTACGACAAGGGCGACGGCAACGTCATCAAGCCTCAGAAAGTCATCGAGACCCTGTGCGAAGTGACCAATGGCGACGCCTTCGTCACCTCCGACGTCGGTCAGCACCAGATGTTCGCGGCGCAGTACTACCGCTTCAACAAGCCTAACCGCTGGATCAACTCCGGTGGCCTGGGCACCATGGGCTTCGGTTTCCCGGCGGCGATGGGCGTCAAGCTCAACTTCCCGGATCAGGACGTTGCCTGTGTGACTGGCGAAGGCAGCATCCAGATGAACATCCAGGAGCTGTCGACCTGCATGCAGTACGGCCTGCCGGTCAAGATCGTCAACCTGAACAACGGTGTGCTGGGTATGGTCCGCCAGTGGCAGGACATGGCCTACAACGGCCGTCACTCGCACTCTTATGTCGAGTCGCTGCCTGACTTCATCAAGCTGGCCGAGGCCTATGGTCATGTGGGTATCCGCATCACCAGCCTGAAGGACCTGAAGCCGAAGCTTGAAGAAGCCTTCGCGATGAAAGACCGCCTGGTGTTCATCGACATCGCGGTCGACCGCAGCGAGCACGTCTATCCGATGCAGATCAAGGATGGCTCGATGCGTGACATGTGGCTGAGCAAGACGGAGCGTACCTGATATGCGGCATATCATTTCCCTGCTGCTGGAAAACGAACCCGGTGCCTTGTCTCGCGTGGTCGGCCTGTTCTCCCAGCGCAACTACAACATTGAAAGCCTGACCGTGGCGCCGACCGAAGACCCGACCCTGTCGCGTCTGACGCTGACCACCGTTGGCCATGACGAAGTGATCGAACAGATCACCAAGAACCTGAACAAGCTGGTCGAGGTGGTGAAACTCGTCGACCTGTCGGAAAGCGCCCACATCGAGCGCGAACTGATGCTGGTCAAGGTCAAGGCCACCGGTGCCCAGCGCGCCGAGATCAAGCGCACCACGGATATCTTCCGTGGCCAGATCGTCGATGTGACCGCCAGCGTGTACACCGTGCAACTGAGCGGCACCAGCGACAAACTGGACAGCTTCATCCAGGCGATCGGCACTGCATCGATTCTCGAAACCGTGCGCAGCGGCGTTACCGGCATTGCCCGTGGCGACAAAGTGCTCAGCATCTAAATTCAAAAACTAGCAATGGCTCCGCAGGGGCCGAGATATAACCAGGGGTATTTTCATGAAAGTTTTCTACGATAAAGACTGCGACCTTTCCATCATCCAGGGTAAGAAAGTCGCCATCATCGGTTACGGCTCCCAGGGCCACGCTCAAGCGTGCAACCTGAAGGACTCCGGTGTAGACGTTACCGTCGGTCTGCGTAAAGGTTCGGCTACCGTTGCCAAGGCTGAAGCCCACGGCCTGAAAGTTGCCGACGTGGCTACCGCCGTCGCCGCTGCCGACCTGGTCATGATCCTCACCCCGGACGAGTTCCAGGGCGCTCTGTACAAGAACGAGATCGAGCCGAACATCAAGAAGGGCGCTACCCTGGCCTTCTCCCACGGCTTCTCGATCCACTACAACCAAGTCGTGCCGCGCGCCGACCTGGACGTGATCATGATCGCGCCAAAGGCTCCAGGCCACACCGTTCGCTCCGAGTTCGTCAAAGGCGGCGGCATCCCTGACCTGATCGCCATCTACCAGGACGCCTCGGGCAACGCCAAGAACGTCGCCCTGTCCTACGCTTCGGGCGTCGGTGGCGGTCGTACCGGCATCATCGAAACCACCTTCAAGGACGAGACCGAAACCGACCTGTTCGGTGAGCAGGCTGTTCTTTGCGGCGGTACCGTCGAGCTGGTCAAAGCCGGTTTCGAAACCCTGGTCGAAGCTGGCTACGCGCCGGAAATGGCCTACTTCGAGTGCCTGCACGAGCTGAAGCTGATCGTTGACCTCATGTACGAAGGCGGCATCGCCAACATGAACTACTCGATCTCCAACAACGCCGAGTACGGTGAGTACGTCACTGGTCCAGAAGTCATCAACGAAGAATCCCGCAAGGCCATGCGCAACGCTCTGAAGCGCATCCAGGACGGCGAGTACGCGAAGATGTTCATCTCCGAAGGTGCCACCAACTACCCATCGATGACTGCCAAGCGTCGTAACAACGCTGCCCACGGCATCGAAATCATCGGTGAGCAACTGCGCTCGATGATGCCTTGGATCTCGGCCAACAAGATCGTCGACAAGACCAAGAACTGAGTCTTCTCGAAACATGAAAAACGCGGCTTCGGCCGCGTTTTTTCGTTCTGGCAGCGCGCATC
Proteins encoded in this window:
- the ilvC gene encoding ketol-acid reductoisomerase; amino-acid sequence: MKVFYDKDCDLSIIQGKKVAIIGYGSQGHAQACNLKDSGVDVTVGLRKGSATVAKAEAHGLKVADVATAVAAADLVMILTPDEFQGALYKNEIEPNIKKGATLAFSHGFSIHYNQVVPRADLDVIMIAPKAPGHTVRSEFVKGGGIPDLIAIYQDASGNAKNVALSYASGVGGGRTGIIETTFKDETETDLFGEQAVLCGGTVELVKAGFETLVEAGYAPEMAYFECLHELKLIVDLMYEGGIANMNYSISNNAEYGEYVTGPEVINEESRKAMRNALKRIQDGEYAKMFISEGATNYPSMTAKRRNNAAHGIEIIGEQLRSMMPWISANKIVDKTKN
- the ilvN gene encoding acetolactate synthase small subunit — its product is MRHIISLLLENEPGALSRVVGLFSQRNYNIESLTVAPTEDPTLSRLTLTTVGHDEVIEQITKNLNKLVEVVKLVDLSESAHIERELMLVKVKATGAQRAEIKRTTDIFRGQIVDVTASVYTVQLSGTSDKLDSFIQAIGTASILETVRSGVTGIARGDKVLSI